In one Arenibacter antarcticus genomic region, the following are encoded:
- a CDS encoding UxaA family hydrolase: MSIKFLQIHPEDNIFVALQELPQGYPITFNGDTFPLTSKISAKHKFAQKDFKPEDPILMYGNLIGKATKSIEKGETITIENVVHASSDYSVGKQQSDWIAPDISKWKDRTFNGYHRADGSVGTANHWLVIPMVFCENRNVNVLREALLNALGYSTAKEYMVDAEVLVSKYKAGASKEELMAASIIKTPEDIIENRTFPNVDGIKFLTHDGGCGCDRGDSDTLCNLLAGYITNPNVAGATILSLGCQNAQVKILTDAIAKRDPNFSKPLKVLEQQKSKSERHFIEDAVKQTFLGLIEADKVKRQPAPLSELVLGLECGGSDGFSGISANPALGYTSDLLVALGGATVLSEFPELNGVEQELINRCETAENADKFATLMRAYSDRAVALGSGFENNPSPGNIKDGLITDAMKSAGAAKKGGTSLVKDVLEYTEPVTQKGLNLLCTPGNDVESTTGLAGSGCNVIAFTTGLGTPTGNPVTPTIKISSNNTLSERMKDIIDFNAGTIITGEETIQSKGEELLEYIIEVASGNIVPAAVRLDQNDFIPWKRGISL; the protein is encoded by the coding sequence ATGTCCATAAAATTTCTACAAATACATCCAGAAGACAATATCTTTGTCGCGTTACAAGAGTTGCCGCAGGGTTACCCAATTACTTTTAATGGCGATACTTTTCCGCTAACCTCCAAAATCTCTGCCAAACATAAATTCGCGCAAAAGGATTTTAAACCTGAGGACCCCATTTTAATGTATGGGAATTTAATTGGAAAAGCTACCAAGTCCATCGAAAAAGGGGAAACCATCACCATAGAAAATGTGGTACATGCCTCTTCCGACTATAGCGTAGGAAAACAACAATCAGATTGGATTGCTCCCGATATCAGCAAATGGAAAGACCGCACTTTTAACGGCTACCACCGCGCTGATGGCAGTGTAGGTACGGCCAACCATTGGTTGGTAATTCCCATGGTGTTTTGCGAGAACAGAAACGTAAATGTATTGCGGGAAGCCTTATTGAATGCACTGGGCTATAGCACCGCCAAAGAGTATATGGTAGATGCAGAAGTCCTAGTTTCCAAATACAAGGCAGGCGCCAGCAAGGAAGAACTAATGGCCGCTTCAATTATTAAAACCCCTGAAGACATTATAGAAAACCGCACCTTTCCCAATGTAGACGGAATAAAATTTTTAACCCATGACGGGGGATGTGGTTGTGACCGTGGCGATTCGGATACCCTTTGCAACTTATTGGCAGGTTATATTACCAATCCGAACGTGGCGGGGGCTACCATTCTTAGTTTGGGATGCCAAAACGCACAGGTGAAAATTCTAACCGATGCCATTGCAAAACGCGACCCCAACTTTTCCAAACCCCTGAAAGTACTGGAACAACAAAAAAGTAAAAGCGAACGCCACTTTATTGAGGATGCCGTGAAACAGACCTTTTTAGGACTTATAGAAGCGGATAAGGTAAAGCGCCAACCCGCTCCTTTAAGTGAGTTGGTCCTAGGATTGGAATGTGGAGGTTCGGATGGATTTTCTGGTATCTCCGCCAATCCCGCCCTTGGTTATACGTCGGATCTTTTAGTAGCTCTAGGTGGCGCTACAGTTCTTTCCGAATTTCCGGAATTGAACGGGGTGGAACAAGAACTTATCAATCGATGTGAAACAGCAGAAAATGCGGATAAATTCGCCACGCTCATGCGTGCCTATTCAGACAGGGCTGTGGCCCTAGGCTCCGGGTTTGAAAATAATCCATCTCCTGGAAATATTAAGGACGGACTCATTACAGACGCCATGAAATCGGCCGGAGCTGCCAAAAAGGGGGGTACTTCCCTTGTCAAGGATGTTTTGGAATACACAGAACCGGTCACCCAAAAAGGTTTAAATCTCCTTTGTACCCCTGGGAACGATGTGGAAAGTACTACCGGGTTGGCAGGTTCAGGCTGCAATGTCATCGCCTTTACCACCGGCTTGGGCACCCCCACTGGAAACCCAGTCACCCCTACCATTAAAATATCTAGTAACAACACTTTAAGTGAACGCATGAAAGATATCATCGATTTTAATGCTGGAACCATTATTACAGGGGAAGAGACCATCCAATCTAAAGGAGAAGAATTACTGGAATATATTATAGAAGTCGCCAGTGGTAACATTGTCCCGGCCGCAGTGCGATTGGACCAAAACGATTTTATTCCATGGAAACGGGGAATTTCTTTGTGA
- a CDS encoding tagaturonate reductase, producing MQKLNKNTITNPTAPLPTKILQFGGGNFLRAFVDWMVQILNEKADFNAGIAIVKPTEYGDYQNLKDQDGLFTVILDGIKNGQQIQEIKRVDCINSIINPYTEWERYLELSKDPNLRFVISNTTEAGIKFNSEDGFNTTPPKEFPAKLTLFLYQRFQFFNQDPSKGMILLPCELIENNGLALQKAVLEYAKHWRLESEFTSWILTANHFCSSLVDRIVSGYPKERAKDIEAKLGYRDPMMVAGEYYHSWVIQASGSVHKELPFDQTDLNVQFVDDLVPYRDMKVRILNGAHTALVPTAYLAGTRLVDEALEQPEISRFINELLMEETILTLNFPQEVKQQFVADVLDRFRNPLLKHQLISIALNSTSKFVARLLPTLKDYLALENTLPKRIVFGLAALLYFYRGNYNGERIDLKDDPTVLSFFKESWDQYDQEKTSLEDTINQILANTGIWGENLNEIPSLTKMLVNNVTSIKKQGVLGSLRFSSE from the coding sequence ATGCAGAAACTGAATAAAAACACCATTACAAACCCAACCGCTCCCCTACCCACTAAAATACTTCAGTTTGGAGGCGGAAATTTTCTTAGGGCCTTTGTAGACTGGATGGTACAGATCCTAAACGAGAAGGCGGATTTTAACGCAGGTATAGCCATTGTTAAGCCAACTGAATACGGAGATTATCAAAATTTAAAGGATCAGGACGGACTCTTCACAGTGATTTTGGACGGCATCAAGAACGGACAACAGATACAGGAAATAAAACGGGTAGATTGTATCAATTCCATCATCAACCCCTACACCGAATGGGAACGCTATTTGGAACTTTCCAAAGATCCCAATCTGCGGTTTGTAATTTCCAATACCACCGAAGCCGGTATAAAATTTAATTCCGAAGACGGTTTTAATACTACTCCTCCCAAAGAATTCCCTGCGAAACTGACTCTGTTTCTATACCAACGATTCCAGTTTTTTAATCAAGATCCATCCAAAGGAATGATTCTATTGCCTTGCGAGCTAATCGAAAATAATGGATTGGCACTTCAAAAAGCAGTACTGGAATATGCCAAGCATTGGAGGTTGGAGTCTGAATTTACCTCTTGGATCCTAACTGCCAATCATTTTTGCAGCAGCTTGGTAGATAGAATCGTATCGGGGTATCCTAAAGAGCGTGCCAAGGACATTGAAGCAAAATTGGGATACAGGGATCCCATGATGGTGGCCGGGGAATACTACCACAGTTGGGTAATTCAGGCCTCTGGCTCAGTCCATAAGGAACTTCCATTTGATCAGACTGACCTTAATGTGCAGTTTGTAGATGACCTAGTCCCCTACCGTGACATGAAAGTGCGAATTTTAAACGGTGCCCATACCGCCCTCGTACCAACAGCTTATTTAGCAGGAACCAGATTGGTAGATGAAGCCTTGGAACAACCTGAAATTAGCCGTTTTATAAACGAGCTCTTGATGGAAGAGACCATCCTTACATTAAACTTCCCACAGGAAGTAAAACAACAGTTTGTTGCCGATGTGTTAGATCGATTTAGAAATCCATTACTAAAACATCAACTGATCAGTATAGCGCTTAATAGCACCTCCAAATTTGTTGCCCGTTTGTTGCCCACCCTCAAAGATTACCTAGCCTTGGAGAACACATTACCTAAAAGGATTGTCTTTGGATTGGCTGCCCTACTCTATTTTTACAGAGGGAACTATAATGGGGAGAGAATCGATTTAAAAGACGACCCAACTGTACTCTCCTTTTTTAAGGAAAGCTGGGATCAGTATGATCAAGAAAAAACCTCTCTTGAAGATACCATCAACCAAATTCTGGCAAATACGGGTATCTGGGGCGAAAATTTAAACGAGATTCCGAGCCTGACCAAAATGCTCGTTAACAATGTAACGTCCATAAAAAAACAAGGTGTCTTGGGTAGCTTAAGGTTTAGTAGTGAGTAG
- a CDS encoding parallel beta-helix domain-containing protein has translation MKTKSALFKIIGMILTLAVGIFIGKTFFASGPVETVPMPTTMKYRNVGLTKDTTQIAMNEEFTGEIILVKKGQSIQKAVETAKPGDLIQVYPGTYFETVYIDKDNISVQGVIVKGEWPTLDGKKELNDAFLYSGNGIHIENFKIMNYKGNGIMGQAGNNFVLRNNWIMDAGVYGIFPQYGKNGLIEHNVLSGIEDAAIYVGMCDNIDVLHNEVFNSVAGIEIENSRHALVENNYAHNNTGGILAFVTPGLPIKTAFDIIIRNNFIVNNNHENFGAPGSIVAGIPPGTGILVMAADDVIIENNIISGNDNAGITIVDLATGGSTSNDRNSEPNPDRVVILDNFMHNNGNNPTGEIKALMLTQLSTKGPDILAMGGGVGSTIRDKNRYRTFGLDKFGPAQITDTKDLTTFLLDAPVAPRSVSKEEVGELTYYGVCAGCHTWDTRLIGPPTQIIQAIHYNNPQGIVDYITKPKNLREDYPEMPPQDYLSDEAKMAVAEYILAMKE, from the coding sequence ATGAAAACAAAGTCTGCACTCTTTAAAATAATCGGTATGATCCTAACGCTTGCCGTTGGAATATTTATAGGCAAGACTTTCTTTGCCAGTGGTCCCGTGGAAACCGTCCCCATGCCAACCACCATGAAATACAGAAATGTGGGACTTACCAAAGACACGACACAGATCGCAATGAATGAAGAATTTACTGGAGAGATTATTCTGGTAAAAAAGGGGCAATCCATACAAAAGGCCGTAGAAACCGCAAAACCAGGGGATTTAATCCAAGTTTACCCAGGTACCTATTTTGAAACTGTTTATATAGACAAGGACAATATTAGTGTGCAAGGTGTAATCGTAAAGGGGGAATGGCCCACCTTGGATGGGAAAAAAGAACTAAATGATGCGTTTTTATATTCAGGAAATGGGATACATATAGAAAACTTTAAAATCATGAATTATAAAGGCAACGGCATAATGGGTCAGGCTGGAAATAATTTTGTCCTTAGGAATAACTGGATCATGGATGCCGGAGTTTATGGGATATTTCCTCAATACGGTAAAAATGGATTGATAGAGCACAATGTTCTCAGTGGAATAGAAGACGCTGCAATTTATGTGGGAATGTGCGATAATATTGATGTACTCCACAATGAGGTTTTTAACAGTGTCGCCGGAATAGAAATTGAAAACTCCAGACATGCCTTGGTGGAAAATAATTACGCCCATAATAATACAGGAGGTATCTTGGCTTTTGTCACCCCAGGATTACCCATTAAAACTGCATTCGACATAATTATTCGCAATAATTTTATCGTTAACAACAATCACGAGAATTTTGGTGCTCCTGGCTCCATTGTAGCAGGCATACCCCCAGGAACGGGAATTTTAGTAATGGCTGCCGATGATGTTATTATTGAAAACAATATTATAAGCGGAAATGACAATGCAGGAATTACCATAGTAGACCTCGCCACAGGTGGCAGCACCTCCAATGATCGAAATTCCGAGCCTAACCCGGACCGTGTCGTAATCCTAGACAACTTTATGCATAACAACGGGAACAATCCCACCGGGGAAATAAAAGCCTTGATGCTGACGCAATTATCTACCAAAGGTCCAGATATCCTTGCCATGGGCGGTGGAGTAGGCAGCACTATAAGGGACAAAAATAGATATCGCACTTTTGGTCTGGATAAATTTGGGCCAGCACAAATCACCGATACCAAAGATTTAACAACATTTCTGTTGGATGCACCCGTAGCACCAAGATCGGTTTCCAAAGAAGAAGTTGGAGAACTCACCTACTATGGGGTATGTGCGGGATGCCATACATGGGATACGCGACTGATTGGCCCCCCTACCCAGATCATACAGGCCATACACTACAATAATCCGCAAGGCATTGTAGACTACATAACCAAACCAAAAAATCTAAGGGAAGATTATCCCGAAATGCCACCACAGGACTACCTATCCGACGAGGCTAAAATGGCCGTAGCAGAATACATCCTAGCCATGAAGGAATAA
- a CDS encoding cytochrome c peroxidase: MSKNSILFKVIILGLFIGVIALVQGSGEESPSYFDVPKLNSTCPPGFKLNEQNECISQNLYKQYTTGNDPGVGGLKTALPEVRDGFSPQEIDLGRYLFFDPALSGNGTISCATCHDPNKGFSDGLPTSKGMDDYSLNRAAPTLWNVAYLKSFFWDGRANTLEEQMEGPLFAEEEMANTPENLINTLNSIDNYKFLFAEAYPDRNKKDSISLNEIYRSIVAFQSSLISLNSKYDQYAHGYHKALNQKEIEGLNIFRSFVARCAECHTPPLFTNQQIAVLGAPEPNNLPFDPGAEIPFKDKTLRGGFKVPSLRNIEKTAPYMHSGMFPTLRETVQFYTDGRGHAVPENEDLILHWHIWEPNLTDYELDRLVDFLKTLTDESFIPKIPDVVPSGLTTMNSK, translated from the coding sequence GTGAGTAAAAACAGCATTCTATTTAAGGTTATAATTTTGGGCCTTTTTATTGGGGTAATTGCCCTAGTTCAGGGTTCAGGGGAAGAATCCCCATCCTATTTTGATGTTCCAAAATTGAACAGTACTTGTCCCCCTGGGTTTAAATTAAACGAGCAAAACGAGTGTATTTCCCAAAATTTATACAAACAATATACCACAGGCAACGATCCTGGTGTAGGTGGGTTAAAAACTGCATTGCCCGAGGTAAGGGACGGATTTTCCCCACAGGAAATAGACTTGGGAAGATATCTGTTCTTTGATCCCGCCCTTTCAGGAAACGGCACCATATCCTGCGCTACTTGCCACGATCCTAACAAGGGATTTAGCGATGGCCTACCCACCAGTAAGGGAATGGATGATTATAGCTTAAATCGCGCCGCTCCCACTTTATGGAACGTGGCTTATTTAAAAAGTTTTTTTTGGGACGGACGAGCAAATACCTTAGAAGAGCAAATGGAGGGTCCTTTATTTGCTGAGGAAGAAATGGCAAATACCCCTGAAAATTTAATAAACACCTTGAATTCTATTGATAATTATAAATTTTTATTTGCCGAAGCTTACCCAGATCGAAATAAAAAGGATTCCATTTCCTTAAATGAAATCTACCGATCCATTGTAGCCTTTCAGTCTTCCTTGATTTCCCTAAACAGTAAATACGATCAATATGCCCACGGATATCATAAGGCATTAAACCAAAAGGAAATAGAAGGGCTTAATATATTTCGATCTTTTGTGGCGAGATGTGCGGAATGTCATACCCCACCCTTGTTTACCAATCAGCAGATCGCGGTATTGGGTGCTCCGGAACCCAATAATCTTCCCTTTGATCCCGGAGCTGAAATTCCGTTTAAGGACAAAACTTTAAGAGGGGGCTTTAAGGTGCCTAGCCTTAGAAATATTGAAAAAACAGCTCCCTATATGCACTCGGGCATGTTTCCAACGCTTAGGGAAACGGTACAGTTTTATACCGATGGACGTGGACATGCAGTTCCCGAAAACGAAGATTTGATCTTACATTGGCATATCTGGGAGCCCAACTTAACGGATTATGAGTTGGATAGGTTGGTAGATTTTCTAAAAACCTTGACAGACGAATCCTTTATTCCTAAAATCCCGGATGTAGTGCCCTCTGGCTTAACAACAATGAACTCCAAATAA
- a CDS encoding DNA polymerase III subunit alpha, producing the protein MYLNCHTYYSLRFGTISETDLLELAQDMQVTQLALTDINNTSGCLNFVRKAQEVNIKPILGIDFRNGVDECFVALAKNNEGYRELNCFLSQHLHEEKEIPPIAPPFKEAYIIYPFQKVLLNEQHTFLEHEYIGISIAALRRLPFTKLVELKDKLVVQQAVTFRNKRDFNAHRLLRAIDNNVLLSKLPKTEESDPEEKMIPLQELTSAFSEYTFILENTERIMNSCSVFFDFSENRKPQNLKTYLGNTAEDEALLEKLCEEGLPYRYLKTDTVILERLQKEMDLIKKMGFVSYFLINWDIVSHARKQGFFYVGRGSGANSIVAYLLRITDVDPIELDLYFERFINLYRVNPPDFDIDFSWKDREAMTQYIFDRFPHVSLLGTYVTFQEKGAVRELGKVFGLPKEEIDVLCNKDYQVSQLDDISKLVLKYSQFIKGMPNYLSIHAGGILITEKSIEYFSATHLPPKGYPTTQFDMVIAEDVGLFKFDILSQRGLAKIAETLEIIAYNQPKEIRTLDIHDIGKFKTDPQINSILKSAQCMGCFYIESPAMRMLLKKLEVDTYLGLVAASSIIRPGVAKSGMMREYILRHRDPERATKNAHPVMLSIMPETYGVMVYQEDVIKVAHYFADLTLGEADVLRRGMSGKFRSREEFQKVKDKFVDNCRKKGIDETLILEIWNQVASFAGYAFAKGHSASYAVESYQTLFLKAYYPLEYMVAVLNNGGGFYSAEFYIHEARMLGANVHSLCINNSFMVNHIYGKELYLGLMYLRELEEKVAGRILIERLNKGAFLSMTDFMDRVPISIDQLSILIRIDAFRFTGVNKHELLWQAHLSLSKNTKLEHPKLFPANQHNFQIPTLYTTDLEMAFTQLELLGFPLCSPFNLLAEVPQNGNGKKDLQGYLGKFIDIYGYLVTVKNTKTHKGTRMNFATLVDQHGEVFDTVLFPPIAAQYFFRGKGIYRFYGKVVSEFGFLSIEVTKMQKQDYIQDPRYADKKP; encoded by the coding sequence ATGTATCTAAACTGCCATACCTACTACAGCCTGCGTTTTGGAACTATTTCCGAAACGGATCTTTTGGAATTGGCGCAAGATATGCAGGTGACGCAACTGGCACTAACCGATATCAACAACACCTCGGGCTGCCTAAATTTTGTGAGGAAGGCTCAGGAAGTTAATATTAAGCCCATTTTGGGAATAGATTTCAGGAATGGAGTGGATGAATGCTTTGTAGCCCTAGCCAAAAATAACGAGGGGTACCGTGAATTGAACTGTTTCCTCTCCCAACATCTTCACGAAGAAAAGGAAATTCCGCCAATAGCCCCGCCTTTTAAAGAGGCCTATATAATTTATCCTTTTCAAAAAGTACTACTCAATGAGCAACACACTTTTTTGGAGCATGAGTATATCGGTATTTCTATTGCAGCTCTTAGACGACTGCCCTTTACCAAGCTTGTAGAACTCAAAGATAAGTTAGTAGTACAGCAAGCTGTTACTTTCCGTAACAAGCGCGACTTTAATGCGCACCGTTTACTGCGCGCCATAGATAACAATGTATTGTTGAGCAAATTGCCGAAAACCGAGGAATCTGATCCCGAGGAAAAGATGATTCCCTTACAGGAATTGACCTCAGCTTTTTCGGAATATACCTTTATCCTGGAAAATACAGAGCGTATCATGAATTCCTGCTCCGTATTCTTCGACTTCTCTGAAAACCGAAAGCCCCAAAACTTAAAAACCTATTTGGGAAATACCGCTGAAGACGAAGCGCTATTAGAAAAACTATGTGAAGAAGGCCTGCCATATAGGTACCTAAAAACCGATACGGTAATATTGGAACGACTCCAGAAAGAAATGGATCTCATAAAAAAAATGGGGTTTGTCTCCTATTTCCTTATCAATTGGGATATTGTTTCCCATGCCCGAAAACAAGGATTTTTTTATGTAGGACGTGGTAGCGGAGCCAATAGTATAGTAGCCTATCTTCTCCGAATTACTGATGTTGACCCCATTGAACTGGACCTGTATTTTGAACGGTTTATTAATCTTTATCGGGTAAATCCACCCGACTTTGATATCGATTTTTCATGGAAAGATAGAGAAGCGATGACCCAGTATATCTTTGATCGTTTTCCCCATGTTTCCCTCTTAGGCACTTATGTTACCTTTCAGGAGAAAGGAGCTGTACGGGAACTGGGAAAAGTGTTTGGACTCCCCAAAGAGGAGATAGATGTGCTGTGTAATAAGGATTATCAAGTTTCCCAATTGGACGATATTTCCAAATTAGTGCTTAAATACAGTCAATTTATAAAAGGAATGCCCAATTATCTCAGCATTCATGCAGGTGGTATTCTTATTACTGAAAAATCTATCGAATACTTCTCAGCTACCCACCTACCCCCAAAAGGCTATCCCACTACGCAGTTCGATATGGTAATTGCCGAAGATGTAGGGCTATTTAAGTTTGATATCCTTTCCCAACGGGGATTGGCAAAAATTGCAGAGACCTTAGAGATTATCGCCTATAACCAACCCAAGGAAATCAGGACCTTAGACATTCACGATATTGGAAAATTTAAAACAGATCCTCAAATAAATTCTATCCTAAAAAGTGCACAGTGTATGGGCTGTTTTTATATAGAATCCCCCGCCATGCGGATGCTATTAAAAAAATTGGAGGTAGATACCTATTTAGGCTTGGTGGCAGCAAGTTCTATAATACGTCCTGGAGTAGCCAAAAGTGGGATGATGCGCGAATATATTTTACGACATAGGGATCCGGAACGGGCCACGAAAAATGCACACCCCGTTATGTTGTCCATTATGCCAGAAACCTATGGGGTCATGGTATACCAAGAAGATGTGATAAAAGTAGCCCATTACTTTGCCGATCTAACACTGGGAGAGGCGGATGTGCTTAGACGAGGAATGAGCGGTAAATTCCGATCTAGGGAAGAGTTTCAAAAGGTAAAGGACAAATTTGTGGACAATTGTCGAAAAAAAGGAATTGATGAAACCCTTATTCTTGAAATCTGGAACCAAGTAGCCAGTTTTGCCGGTTATGCCTTTGCCAAAGGACATTCTGCATCCTATGCCGTAGAAAGCTATCAAACCTTATTTCTAAAGGCCTACTACCCATTGGAATATATGGTAGCGGTACTCAATAATGGAGGTGGTTTCTACAGTGCAGAATTCTACATACACGAAGCCAGAATGCTTGGCGCAAACGTGCACTCTCTCTGTATCAACAACAGTTTTATGGTCAACCATATATACGGAAAAGAGCTGTATTTGGGATTGATGTACCTAAGGGAACTGGAAGAAAAAGTTGCAGGTCGCATCCTAATAGAAAGACTGAACAAGGGTGCTTTTTTATCGATGACAGATTTTATGGACAGAGTCCCAATTTCCATTGATCAATTGAGTATTTTGATTCGGATAGATGCTTTCCGATTTACGGGTGTAAATAAGCACGAACTCCTATGGCAGGCACATTTGTCGCTTTCCAAAAACACAAAACTGGAACACCCCAAGCTATTTCCCGCAAATCAGCATAATTTCCAAATTCCCACCCTATATACCACGGATCTGGAAATGGCCTTCACCCAATTGGAACTGTTAGGGTTTCCCCTATGTAGTCCGTTTAATTTGTTAGCGGAGGTCCCCCAGAATGGGAATGGGAAAAAGGACCTGCAAGGCTACCTTGGAAAATTTATAGATATTTATGGGTATCTCGTGACCGTAAAAAACACCAAGACCCATAAGGGTACCCGGATGAACTTTGCAACCTTGGTAGATCAACATGGAGAGGTTTTTGACACGGTACTGTTCCCTCCCATTGCCGCACAATACTTTTTTCGCGGAAAAGGTATTTATAGGTTTTACGGAAAAGTAGTAAGCGAATTTGGATTTTTAAGTATAGAGGTCACTAAAATGCAAAAACAAGATTATATACAAGATCCCCGGTATGCTGACAAAAAACCATAA
- a CDS encoding LytTR family DNA-binding domain-containing protein yields the protein MKRITKLLTEDIPYLDTTRNKLFLIGFISLYSFIFIKIYDPYDINEWGKNYYLEFILIGLGVFLISHFILRPLFKIKRFKIYSLVLWGLMEMLMIALVFEIVYSPPIASFQEKIIEYFITFKQIGFVIVVPYTLFLWYTQIQQKLSSYRQVQFNTVESNMDKGNELLIISGENNKVILAIKYPKLLYIKSAGNYLEMFYLKGEKLTKELIRMSFKELEGKINDPNVIRIHRSYMINAIHISSIKKTKKGYALHMQNSPEEVIPVSSGYKEAFEKSLGQRMSH from the coding sequence ATGAAACGCATAACCAAGCTGTTAACTGAAGATATCCCATATTTGGATACGACTAGAAACAAGCTTTTCTTAATTGGCTTTATCAGTCTATATTCCTTTATTTTCATCAAGATCTACGATCCCTATGATATTAATGAATGGGGCAAGAACTATTATTTGGAATTTATTTTGATAGGCTTGGGTGTTTTTTTGATAAGCCATTTTATACTCCGCCCCCTTTTTAAAATCAAAAGATTTAAAATCTACAGTTTAGTGCTATGGGGCCTTATGGAAATGCTGATGATCGCATTAGTCTTTGAAATTGTTTACAGTCCACCAATAGCTAGTTTTCAAGAGAAAATCATAGAATATTTTATTACTTTCAAACAAATCGGCTTTGTAATTGTAGTCCCCTATACCTTGTTTTTATGGTATACCCAAATTCAACAAAAATTATCGTCCTACAGACAGGTCCAGTTTAATACCGTAGAATCCAATATGGATAAGGGCAATGAACTGTTAATAATTAGCGGGGAGAACAACAAGGTTATCCTTGCTATTAAGTACCCCAAACTATTATACATAAAATCTGCCGGAAATTATTTGGAAATGTTTTATCTAAAAGGCGAAAAGCTCACCAAAGAATTAATAAGAATGAGCTTTAAGGAACTAGAAGGTAAGATCAACGACCCAAACGTTATCCGTATCCACCGATCCTATATGATAAACGCTATTCATATTTCATCTATAAAAAAGACCAAAAAAGGGTATGCCCTTCATATGCAAAATAGCCCTGAAGAAGTAATCCCTGTTTCTTCGGGATACAAGGAAGCTTTCGAGAAAAGCTTAGGCCAAAGAATGTCCCATTAG
- a CDS encoding zinc-binding alcohol dehydrogenase family protein — MKYIVCEEPGNFQLKEKESPIRKPGEALLKINKVGICGTDLHAYSGNQAFFTYPRILGHELATEVLEIEDNEKGIKVGDKVVVMPYLSCGHCIACRNGKTNCCTQIQVLGIHTDGGMQEQISVPISILLPANNLSDNQMAIVEPLAIGAHAIKRAQLSKGETIVVVGCGPIGIGIMKLAQLEGAKVIAVDMNEERLQYAKEKIGVDYIVNANNNSIKLISEITKGELATVVFDATGHKGALEMGPSYMAHGGRYVLVGLSKGELTFKHPEIHAKETTILCSRNASVADFEYVISIIDQFPTDSFITHSVHFSEMKEHFNKWLDPATGVIKATVEF; from the coding sequence ATGAAATACATTGTTTGTGAAGAACCCGGTAACTTTCAACTAAAAGAGAAAGAATCACCAATAAGAAAGCCTGGAGAGGCCCTATTAAAAATAAACAAAGTAGGGATTTGTGGTACTGATTTACACGCCTATAGTGGTAACCAAGCCTTTTTTACCTATCCTAGAATCCTGGGGCATGAACTGGCTACTGAAGTCCTGGAAATAGAGGACAATGAGAAGGGCATAAAGGTTGGCGACAAAGTGGTGGTAATGCCCTATCTTAGTTGTGGCCATTGTATTGCTTGTAGAAACGGGAAAACCAACTGCTGTACCCAAATCCAGGTTCTGGGGATTCATACTGATGGAGGAATGCAAGAGCAAATCTCAGTTCCTATATCCATTTTACTGCCCGCCAATAATTTATCCGACAATCAGATGGCTATTGTAGAACCTTTGGCCATTGGTGCTCATGCTATTAAGAGGGCTCAACTATCAAAAGGGGAAACCATTGTGGTAGTGGGATGTGGTCCCATAGGAATAGGAATTATGAAATTGGCACAGCTAGAAGGTGCCAAAGTAATTGCGGTGGACATGAATGAGGAGCGACTCCAATATGCCAAGGAAAAAATAGGGGTCGATTATATTGTGAATGCCAATAACAATTCCATAAAACTGATCTCTGAAATTACAAAGGGCGAACTGGCTACCGTAGTCTTTGATGCCACTGGCCATAAAGGAGCCTTGGAAATGGGGCCCTCCTATATGGCACATGGAGGACGGTATGTGTTAGTGGGACTCTCCAAAGGTGAGCTCACCTTTAAACATCCTGAAATTCACGCTAAAGAAACCACCATACTTTGTAGTAGAAATGCCTCGGTGGCCGATTTTGAATACGTAATCTCCATTATAGACCAATTCCCTACCGATTCCTTCATTACCCACAGTGTACATTTTTCAGAAATGAAAGAGCACTTTAACAAATGGCTAGATCCTGCCACAGGAGTTATCAAAGCAACAGTCGAATTTTGA